In the genome of Doryrhamphus excisus isolate RoL2022-K1 chromosome 11, RoL_Dexc_1.0, whole genome shotgun sequence, one region contains:
- the sap30l gene encoding histone deacetylase complex subunit SAP30L, which produces MNGFSTEEDSHDGPPAPPFYGQSCCLIEDGERCGRSAGNASFSKRIQKSISQKKLKLDIDKSVRHLYICDFHKNFIQSVRNKRKRKTSDDGGESPDHDVEVPEVDLFQLQVNTLRRYKRHYKLQTRPGLNKAQLAETVSRHFRNIPVNEKETLTYFIYMVKSSKSRLDQKGDSSKPLD; this is translated from the exons ATGAATGGCTTCAGCACCGAGGAGGACAGCCATGACGGTCCGCCAGCCCCTCCGTTTTACGGCCAGAGCTGCTGCCTGATCGAGGACGGCGAACGCTGCGGCCGATCAGCTGGAAACGCCTCCTTCAGTAAGAGGATCCAGAAGAGCATTTCCCAGAAGAAGCTCAAGCTAGACATCGATAAGAGC GTGCGTCACTTGTACATCTGCGACTTCCACAAGAACTTCATCCAGAGTGTGCGCAAtaaaaggaagaggaagacgaGTGATGATGGCGGGGAGTCCCCAGATCATGACGTAGAGGTGCCAGAG GTGGACCTGTTCCAGCTCCAGGTGAACACGTTGCGGCGCTACAAGCGACACTACAAGCTGCAGACCAGGCCCGGCCTCAACAAGGCCCAGCTGGCTGAG ACCGTGAGTCGCCACTTCAGGAATATTCCGGTGAACGAGAAGGAAACGCTGACCTACTTTATTTACATGGTAAAGAGCAGCAAGAGCCGCTTGGACCAGAAAGGGGACAGCAGCAAACCGCtggactaa
- the LOC131138462 gene encoding heart- and neural crest derivatives-expressed protein 1-like — protein sequence MNLIGGYQHHHHLMHEPFPFVQRCHQDAPYFQSWVLNHGEVPPDFQIQAPYPAAELAPAAAHDARLEGLQVGMAKRRASGPKKERRRTESINTAFAELRECIPNVPADTKLSKIKTLRLATSYIAYLMDVLAKDSGETEGFKAEIKKFENRDLKRKREMNEGPQDSFATEKKVKGRTGWPQQVWALELNQ from the exons ATGAACCTCATCGGGGGCtaccagcaccaccaccacctcatgCATGAACCTTTCCCCTTCGTGCAGCGCTGCCACCAGGACGCCCCTTACTTCCAGAGCTGGGTGCTCAACCACGGCGAGGTTCCACCGGACTTCCAGATCCAGGCTCCGTACCCGGCTGCGGAGCTAGCCCCCGCTGCTGCGCACGACGCACGCTTAGAGGGCCTCCAGGTCGGGATGGCGAAACGGCGAGCGTCGGGGCCCAAGAAGGAGCGCCGGAGGACGGAGAGCATCAACACGGCGTTCGCCGAACTGCGGGAGTGCATCCCGAACGTACCGGcagacaccaaattgtccaaaataaaaactttacGCTTGGCCACAAGTTACATCGCCTACCTGATGGACGTCCTGGCTAAGGACTCTGGGGAGACCGAAGGCTTTAAGGCCGAAATTAAGAAATTTGAAAACCGGGATCTGAAAAGGAAAAGGGAGATG AATGAAGGCCCCCAGGACTCCTTTGCGACGGAGAAGAAGGTAAAGGGCAGGACCGGATGGCCACAGCAGGTTTGGGCTTTGGAGCTCAACCAGTGA